The region CCgagaatcaaattttttttttttttttttcaaaaagtaaaaaagcaCCAGAACCGGCTTGTCTGTTATATCTGGGATTCTGTGTGTTAATCGACAGTTCAGACCGGGATCTAATTTAAATAAGGGACAGATTTGGCAGATACCTTGGAGAAGGGCAACACTGTAAATAAGAGGGAACTTATACACGGAAAGGAACAACGTACCCCGAAACAAGTGGGGAAGAGAAAAGGCGGAAACAGGGAGAATCCAACTCATAATTAAAATCCAACTCATTAGCTACTTGGAATCCGCGACTGCCTATTTAAGGCACCTAACCACTGCAATTTCGTAGTCagtgaacacacacacacacacacaaggcAGAGAGGCAGGAGGGGCGAGAGACGAAGAGAGGAGAATATGGGAGGGTGGGCTATTGCTGTGCATGGAGGCGCTGGAGTCGACCCAAATCTCCCACAACAGCGTCAAGAGGAGGCCAAACAACTCCTTGCTCGCTGCCTCAATCTCGGCATCTCCGCTCTTCGTTCCAACCTTTCTGCCATCGATGTCGTCGAACTCGTTGTATGTGTATCGATCTTTTTCTGATTTGCACTTTtctgttttgcttgtttttcgCCATGCAGCCACCATAAGCGTTTGAATGGAAACGGCTGCTGCTTTATAGTGCCCTAGCATTGGTCTTCCTATAACGCCGCACAAAGGGAATTGAAACGGCTGCTACTTTTATTTCGTTTCTTGCATTTTCTAGGAAAACAAACAAGCGCAAGGAAAATGCGATTTACCCGCCTCTTCCCTTGGTTTTAGTTAATTACCGATTTTTTCAAGAACTTTTTTGGTCATGTTTGAATGCCAAATGGCGCTGCGTGCTGGAGTTTGTAACTGATAAAGCAACCGTCAGCATTGTGTGTGATTGGGTGTGTGTAATATTACAGGTCAGAGAACTGGAAACCGATCCTCTGTTCAATTCTGGCCGCGGATCTGCCCTGACGGCGAAAGGAACCGTGGAGATGGAAGCGAGCATCATGGATGGGCATGGGAGAAGATGCGGCGCCGTTTCGGGCTTGACCACCGTCAAGAACCCGGTATCGCTCGCCAGGCTCGTCATGGACAAATCTCCTCACTCCTACCTCGCCTTTTCGGGTGCCGAAGAGTTCGCCAGGCAACAGGTTAATTTACCATTTTACCCATCCTAGCTTTATAGAAATTAGAAAAGTCCGTCCCTCAGCTTTAATTAATGTCACGTGTAGAAAGATCTTAGCCGCCCCTTTTTCATTTGGCACCACGTCTATTTCCAAGTGTCTCCTCACACGTCATTTTCTCGCCTGCTGTGACCTTTTTGtctatcttataaaaaaaaggttttttaatCCTGACAATATTTAGCTCATATCAGAATCTAGGATCTTTTTTGTTCATCTTcttgccttttttgttttttttttttgttttttataggATTTTTGTGGATGGTTGTTGAATTTTGTAGGGGGTGGAGCTTGTGGACAATGAATATTTTATCACGGAAGAGAACGTGGGAATGCTGAAATTGGCAAAGGAAGCAAACGCCATCGTGGTACGTTGAATGTCTCTAAGTTCTAACAATGAAAAACCACGTGGAGAGACAAAGACAACCCCACTAACTTTGGCAATTTTCCGGAGCAGTTTGATTACAGGATTCCAGCGGTTGCATTGGAGACATGCGGCGCCGTTGCGGAGAGTCCGATTCAGATGAACGGGCTCCCAATCAGCGTGTACGCGCCGGAGACGGTTGGGTGCGTGGTGGTGGACAGCCAGGGCCGGTGCGCGGCTGCGACGTCGACCGGGGGGCTGATGAACAAAATGAGCGGGCGCATTGGAGACTCGCCCATGATAGGCGCTGGGACCTACGCGTGTAATCTCTGTGGGGTCTCGTGCACTGGAGAAGGTGAGGCAATCATACGGGGCACCCTGGCGCGTGAGGTGGCGGCTGTGATGGAGTACAAGGGCCTGGGCCTTCAGGAGGCCGTGGACTATGTGATAAAGGAACGGCTCGATGAAGGGAAGGCTGGGCTCATAGCAGTGTCGAATAAGGGGGAAGTGGCTTGTGGGTTTAATACAACTGGCATGTTCAGGGGGTCTGCCACTGAGGATGGCTTTATGGAGGTCGGTATTTGGGAGTAGACTCTCGGGGCCTTTGCGTGGCGTTTCCTGCTATGCTTTATGTAATAGGAAATCTTAATTAGGTGTATCTTGGAAATAAAATGCCgagtctttctttctttcttttcggaAAAGCCCAACGCCACTAAACAAAATTGGTGCCTTTGATTGGAACAACGTACAGCCCAACGCCACTAAACTATGATGGTGCCTTAATTTGATAGAAAACAGCTACCACTAACGCCACTAAACAATTATGGTATCTTTCATAGGAATATGAATAAATCTAATCCTTTTCCCATACGACTTGTCACATTAATCACATTAGCCCCaacaggaattttttttttttttttaaatgcccCAACAGGAATTTTATTATGGAATAGAATTGCCGCCTGGAACTTTTTGGGGCTGCATTTATATTACGCATACCCAGAATAGAATCCTTTGGATCCTTGTGAAATTGTGAAATTGATCTAATGATGTACATGATTTTACATTACttaaaattctaaaagatgTGTCAACATTAACTTTGTATACACCGTTAGATGTACCCACCGTTAAatgcacaaactttaaatcctaacatttcatttaaaatggataGCCTCAATTTCATtaatgaaattgagagaatcctATTCTCCCCGTGATAGATTCGTGTGTTTAAAGTGACTTTTATAGATTGATATTTTAAGCCACTTAAATCACGTTATATGGGCAAGTGTGACATGAACCTAATAAATAGATGTAAAGTAGATGCgtaatatttcttaattatttttcttattttcttatcaGTATTTCCATTTAGGTTTGTTGATTGAGAGCCCAgtatctcttaattttttgtttcctgGTAACTATTTCTCTTTTTgcttagaatatatatatatatatacttcttagCCAATAAGCCAACCCAATAAATGGTTGTTTGAATGAATTCAAATTTACAAACTTTCACATATCATGAAAATTACTCCTCCTCAACTACCTCTACCTCGATTTCGGAGTGCGCTGTGTGCTTGCTTACATCTTCggtctttctttataaaatatatataacttaataaTGCTTTATATACATCCAAAAGCTTTCTTATCACTTAGAGTACCATCAACAGGttttcaatcaatttttttatatttaaagagcaaaattattttttattttcttataaaaaaataccctacaataaatttttttacattttcctatatcaattaaatattatttttttactcttattttattatttttctctcttttctactttttttctcttctttatatcaattaattatactttttttatattaaaataatacttagggaaggaatagtagacatgtatatataggAAATTATTATTCATTCCCAACCTCTTCATCTAAATGTAAGGTAtttgctgtaaaaaaaatttttaattttttttatgaattttttttaaatatatataaaaaaaaaaaatcaatataaaataacttCTACCGGTACTATTAGTCATCGTTGTTAAGCAAATCCAGACAATCACCGTTCTTATCACCTCATCTCATAATGCTAAATTGCTAATCATAATTAAGACAGTTGCTTTCCCAGAATGCAGCGacttttatacttttattttgtCCGCCGCCTTGCTAGTTGCCACCCGGATACAAGGAGCTACCTACGTACGTAGAACCCACCTGGACCACAAAACCAGGCTTTTTCTGCTCCTTTTCCATTATTTGGCGTTTGTTTCGTACTTCTGCCCACCCTAAGAGCTTCTTtggtaaaagaaataaaatttttcctcctttattttacttttttcaaaaataattaaatttaaaatattctaactttataGGAAAAAGTATTCATAACCTTCACAAACTgctactcaattgtcaatgtacctcctaaactattaattgtgtcaatgtctcccttaaactacaaaaaaatgacaatatcCTCCCtaaaatcaacaaaaagataaaaataaccctaattttttttgaatatgacaaaaatgtcctcataaattcaaaaaattaaaactaaaatttaaaatcttaaaaaaaatgaaaaaaaattaaataaaaaacgaaaaaaaaagaactaatttttttaatttttttttaaaaaaaaaaaatcaaaaaataactgatttttttttaaaaaaataaaaaataaaaagaaaaaccagtttttatt is a window of Alnus glutinosa chromosome 4, dhAlnGlut1.1, whole genome shotgun sequence DNA encoding:
- the LOC133866533 gene encoding probable isoaspartyl peptidase/L-asparaginase 2, which translates into the protein MGGWAIAVHGGAGVDPNLPQQRQEEAKQLLARCLNLGISALRSNLSAIDVVELVVRELETDPLFNSGRGSALTAKGTVEMEASIMDGHGRRCGAVSGLTTVKNPVSLARLVMDKSPHSYLAFSGAEEFARQQGVELVDNEYFITEENVGMLKLAKEANAIVFDYRIPAVALETCGAVAESPIQMNGLPISVYAPETVGCVVVDSQGRCAAATSTGGLMNKMSGRIGDSPMIGAGTYACNLCGVSCTGEGEAIIRGTLAREVAAVMEYKGLGLQEAVDYVIKERLDEGKAGLIAVSNKGEVACGFNTTGMFRGSATEDGFMEVGIWE